A single genomic interval of Pseudorasbora parva isolate DD20220531a chromosome 21, ASM2467924v1, whole genome shotgun sequence harbors:
- the tdrkh gene encoding tudor and KH domain-containing protein isoform X3 — protein MVNFLIQGSPEQILVAQCALEKLATDCEVITDVIDVPQTAFGRIIGRGGETLKFINRVSGARVNCSKNHGHSLEEKGKITINGTRKEVQSAKEMIMEKVVENETVRKRISQASALRQKRKPPETEQFNKAQGPENELLKLNGKDLPSPVIELNREDPVTVNGFADSSDTAENSLKSEEEIISPVSLLEVSKFEIPSPDLSFQPDEHLEVYVSASENPQHFWIQILGVRSLQLDKLTAEMSLFYNSDPSQEHRVETIIVGDIVAAPYRDDGTWNRARVLGILGSGLVDLYYVDFGDNGELPREQLRSMRSDFLSLPFQAIECSLAGVRPAGEVWTEAALDDFERLTYCAEWKPLLAKLYSYSHSEISSWPSVKLYDNSQGKAVDLGKELISLGHAVSCEEEGIGLRGDWDDSRSLQKMLDDMTGATSEFSMSCISLSGSACPWASKQMEWSSCLTRSLEVERADVDQSPCFALMSSSSLIHSTPSQNLSELVSQILESSSSALDPPIQSNNLTPVSPLHALSVQEISSTSPSCVEAVTSALDSFTLSDDVFLGTNYYGKKMTSTASEDTGSLCTVDSYSENTESSNSSDGIRGVWYYLTSSRDSSEASLSTTMPQSSTESSLYLTESCDETTASSVFVIELSSDSSRSVDNADVGLSPANPSHPHPTPKIITLSDSSSCESGLISTSEEPKHKSFTEGNLDEPNLLKSHVKCQTPSLNEETAHNEAESVAGGRESKCDFLEPKNMDFKSEQGNSGEDDSTKEVASISGSVDDTIDEEFN, from the exons ATGGTAAATTTTCTGATCCAAGGCTCACCCGAGCAGATTCTAGTGGCACAGTGTGCGCTGGAGAAACTGGCCACTGACTGTGAGGTCATCACTGATGTTATAGACGTGCCTCAGACGGCATTTGGACGAATTATAG GTCGTGGTGGTGAGACCTTAAAGTTCATAAATAGAGTCTCAGGGGCCAGGGTGAACTGCTCCAAAAATCATGGACACAGCTTAGAGGAGAAGGGCAAGATCACAATTAACGGCACACGCAAGGAAGTTCAAAGTGCAAAG GAGATGATCATGGAGAAGGTCGTAGAGAATGAAACCGTACGGAAGCGGATAAGCCAAGCATCTGCACTGCGCCAGAAGAGGAAACCGCCGGAAACTGAGCAATTTAACAAGGCCCAAGGACCAGAGAATGAATTATTAAAGCTTAATGGAAAAGATTTACCTTCCCCAGTGATTGAGCTTAACCGAGAGGATCCTGTTACAGTCAACGGCTTTGCAGACAGCAGTGATACTGCTGAAAACTCCCTTAAATCAGAGGAGGAGATTATCTCTCCAGTATCACTTTTGGAGGTCTCAAAATTTGAAA TTCCTAGTCCAGACCTGAGCTTCCAGCCCGATGAGCATCTCGAGGTGTATGTGTCTGCCTCTGAGAATCCTCAACACTTTTGGATCCAGATCCTGGGGGTCCGATCTCTACAGCTGGATAAACTGACTGCTGAAATGAGCCTTTTCTACAACAGTGATCCCTCACAA GAGCACAGAGTGGAGACCATTATTGTTGGAGACATAGTAGCTGCTCCATACAGGGACGATGGCACGTGGAATCGAGCTCGAGTGTTAGGAATTCTGGGCTCTGGCCTGGTGGATTTGTATTATGTGGATTTTGGGGACAATGGGGAGCTCCCACGGGAACAGTTACGAAGCATGAG AAGTGACTTCCTGAGCCTGCCCTTCCAAGCCATTGAGTGCAGCCTAGCAGGAGTTCGTCCTGCAG GAGAGGTTTGGACTGAGGCTGCCCTGGATGACTTTGAACGCCTGACATACTGTGCTGAATGGAAACCTTTACTGGCCAAACTGTACAGCTATTCACATTCTGAGATCTCGTCCTGGCCCAGTGTGAAACTCTATGACAACAGCCAGGGAAAG GCTGTGGATCTCGGTAAGGAGTTAATTAGTCTCGGTCATGCCGTAAGCTGCGAGGAAGAAGGGATTGGGCTGAGGGGAGACTGGGATGATTCCAGATCGCTGCAGAAGATGTTG GACGACATGACTGGAGCGACCTCCGAATTCAGTATGTCCTGTATCAGTTTGTCAG GTTCAGCATGTCCATGGGCCAGCAAGCAGATGGAATGGTCTTCATGTCTCACACGCTCTTTGGAGGTGGAGCGAGCTGATGTGGATCAGAGCCCATGTTTTGCACTCATGTCTTCCTCTTCACTGATCCATTCCACTCCATCCCAGAACCTGAGTGAGCTAGTCAGCCAAATCCTTGAGTCGTCTTCCTCCGCGCTAGACCCTCCAATCCAGTCTAACAACTTAACCCCAGTGTCACCATTACATGCGCTCTCAGTTCAGGAAATCTCATCCACATCTCCTTCCTGTGTGGAGGCTGTGACGTCAGCGCTGGATTCCTTTACTCTAAGTGATGACGTTTTCCTTGGCACAAATTATTACGGCAAGAAGATGACATCTACTGCATCAGAAGATACTGGCTCATTATGTACAGTGGACAGTTACAGTGAAAATACAGAGAGCAGTAACAGCAGTGATGGCATCAGAGGAGTGTGGTATTACCTTACTTCCTCTAGGGACTCTTCTGAGGCGTCTCTCAGCACCACCATGCCTCAGTCGTCCACTGAATCCTCTTTGTATTTGACGGAATCGTGCGACGAGACCACAGCTTCCTCTGTCTTTGTGATTGAACTGAGTTCAGATTCATCCAGGAGTGTTGACAACGCTGATGTGGGACTCAGTCCAGCTAATCCGTCTCATCCACACCCGACTCCAAAGATTATCACTCTGAGTGACAGTAGCAGCTGTGAAAGTGGTTTAATTAGCACTTCCGAAGAGCCCAAACACAAGTCATTTACAGAAGGTAATTTAGATGAACCAAACCTGCTAAAAAGTCATGTGAAATGCCAGACGCCAAGCTTGAATGAGGAAACAGCACATAATGAAGCTGAAAGTGTAGCTGGAGGAAGAGAAAGTAAATGTGACTTCCTGGAACCAAAGAACATGGATTTCAAAAGTGAACAGGGCAACAGTGGTGAAGATGATTCAACAAAAG AAGTTGCCTCAATTTCTGGAAGTGTGGATGACACTATTGATGAAGAATTCAACTGA
- the tdrkh gene encoding tudor and KH domain-containing protein isoform X1 has translation MDLDVPKPRVFLNYSPTALFSQWSLPVGPTQVMAAVQDGPWKSLSSGKKVALAAGLSVGATVGYLVYRHIRSSGVQCQSKEESRISVPLNVYRSIARYQSAFLDIVNQKSGAQINVLPNTEEQSMVNFLIQGSPEQILVAQCALEKLATDCEVITDVIDVPQTAFGRIIGRGGETLKFINRVSGARVNCSKNHGHSLEEKGKITINGTRKEVQSAKEMIMEKVVENETVRKRISQASALRQKRKPPETEQFNKAQGPENELLKLNGKDLPSPVIELNREDPVTVNGFADSSDTAENSLKSEEEIISPVSLLEVSKFEIPSPDLSFQPDEHLEVYVSASENPQHFWIQILGVRSLQLDKLTAEMSLFYNSDPSQEHRVETIIVGDIVAAPYRDDGTWNRARVLGILGSGLVDLYYVDFGDNGELPREQLRSMRSDFLSLPFQAIECSLAGVRPAGEVWTEAALDDFERLTYCAEWKPLLAKLYSYSHSEISSWPSVKLYDNSQGKAVDLGKELISLGHAVSCEEEGIGLRGDWDDSRSLQKMLDDMTGATSEFSMSCISLSGSACPWASKQMEWSSCLTRSLEVERADVDQSPCFALMSSSSLIHSTPSQNLSELVSQILESSSSALDPPIQSNNLTPVSPLHALSVQEISSTSPSCVEAVTSALDSFTLSDDVFLGTNYYGKKMTSTASEDTGSLCTVDSYSENTESSNSSDGIRGVWYYLTSSRDSSEASLSTTMPQSSTESSLYLTESCDETTASSVFVIELSSDSSRSVDNADVGLSPANPSHPHPTPKIITLSDSSSCESGLISTSEEPKHKSFTEGNLDEPNLLKSHVKCQTPSLNEETAHNEAESVAGGRESKCDFLEPKNMDFKSEQGNSGEDDSTKEVASISGSVDDTIDEEFN, from the exons ATGGACCTGGATGTCCCTAAACCCCGTGTGTTTCTGAACTACAGCCCAACTGCCCTGTTTTCACA GTGGAGTTTACCAGTCGGTCCGACCCAAGTGATGGCCGCGGTGCAAGATGGACCGTGGAAAAGCCTGAGCTCGGGGAAGAAAGTAGCTTTGGCTGCCGGCCTCTCTGTGGGGGCAACAGTGGGCTACCTTGTTTATCGTCACATTCGAAGCAGCGGTG TGCAATGCCAAAGCAAAGAGGAGTCCCGAATATCTGTTCCCCTAAACGTGTACCGATCTATTGCAAGATATCAGAGCGCCTTTCTAGACATA GTGAATCAGAAGTCCGGTGCCCAGATAAATGTGCTGCCAAACACTGAAGAGCAGAGCATGGTAAATTTTCTGATCCAAGGCTCACCCGAGCAGATTCTAGTGGCACAGTGTGCGCTGGAGAAACTGGCCACTGACTGTGAGGTCATCACTGATGTTATAGACGTGCCTCAGACGGCATTTGGACGAATTATAG GTCGTGGTGGTGAGACCTTAAAGTTCATAAATAGAGTCTCAGGGGCCAGGGTGAACTGCTCCAAAAATCATGGACACAGCTTAGAGGAGAAGGGCAAGATCACAATTAACGGCACACGCAAGGAAGTTCAAAGTGCAAAG GAGATGATCATGGAGAAGGTCGTAGAGAATGAAACCGTACGGAAGCGGATAAGCCAAGCATCTGCACTGCGCCAGAAGAGGAAACCGCCGGAAACTGAGCAATTTAACAAGGCCCAAGGACCAGAGAATGAATTATTAAAGCTTAATGGAAAAGATTTACCTTCCCCAGTGATTGAGCTTAACCGAGAGGATCCTGTTACAGTCAACGGCTTTGCAGACAGCAGTGATACTGCTGAAAACTCCCTTAAATCAGAGGAGGAGATTATCTCTCCAGTATCACTTTTGGAGGTCTCAAAATTTGAAA TTCCTAGTCCAGACCTGAGCTTCCAGCCCGATGAGCATCTCGAGGTGTATGTGTCTGCCTCTGAGAATCCTCAACACTTTTGGATCCAGATCCTGGGGGTCCGATCTCTACAGCTGGATAAACTGACTGCTGAAATGAGCCTTTTCTACAACAGTGATCCCTCACAA GAGCACAGAGTGGAGACCATTATTGTTGGAGACATAGTAGCTGCTCCATACAGGGACGATGGCACGTGGAATCGAGCTCGAGTGTTAGGAATTCTGGGCTCTGGCCTGGTGGATTTGTATTATGTGGATTTTGGGGACAATGGGGAGCTCCCACGGGAACAGTTACGAAGCATGAG AAGTGACTTCCTGAGCCTGCCCTTCCAAGCCATTGAGTGCAGCCTAGCAGGAGTTCGTCCTGCAG GAGAGGTTTGGACTGAGGCTGCCCTGGATGACTTTGAACGCCTGACATACTGTGCTGAATGGAAACCTTTACTGGCCAAACTGTACAGCTATTCACATTCTGAGATCTCGTCCTGGCCCAGTGTGAAACTCTATGACAACAGCCAGGGAAAG GCTGTGGATCTCGGTAAGGAGTTAATTAGTCTCGGTCATGCCGTAAGCTGCGAGGAAGAAGGGATTGGGCTGAGGGGAGACTGGGATGATTCCAGATCGCTGCAGAAGATGTTG GACGACATGACTGGAGCGACCTCCGAATTCAGTATGTCCTGTATCAGTTTGTCAG GTTCAGCATGTCCATGGGCCAGCAAGCAGATGGAATGGTCTTCATGTCTCACACGCTCTTTGGAGGTGGAGCGAGCTGATGTGGATCAGAGCCCATGTTTTGCACTCATGTCTTCCTCTTCACTGATCCATTCCACTCCATCCCAGAACCTGAGTGAGCTAGTCAGCCAAATCCTTGAGTCGTCTTCCTCCGCGCTAGACCCTCCAATCCAGTCTAACAACTTAACCCCAGTGTCACCATTACATGCGCTCTCAGTTCAGGAAATCTCATCCACATCTCCTTCCTGTGTGGAGGCTGTGACGTCAGCGCTGGATTCCTTTACTCTAAGTGATGACGTTTTCCTTGGCACAAATTATTACGGCAAGAAGATGACATCTACTGCATCAGAAGATACTGGCTCATTATGTACAGTGGACAGTTACAGTGAAAATACAGAGAGCAGTAACAGCAGTGATGGCATCAGAGGAGTGTGGTATTACCTTACTTCCTCTAGGGACTCTTCTGAGGCGTCTCTCAGCACCACCATGCCTCAGTCGTCCACTGAATCCTCTTTGTATTTGACGGAATCGTGCGACGAGACCACAGCTTCCTCTGTCTTTGTGATTGAACTGAGTTCAGATTCATCCAGGAGTGTTGACAACGCTGATGTGGGACTCAGTCCAGCTAATCCGTCTCATCCACACCCGACTCCAAAGATTATCACTCTGAGTGACAGTAGCAGCTGTGAAAGTGGTTTAATTAGCACTTCCGAAGAGCCCAAACACAAGTCATTTACAGAAGGTAATTTAGATGAACCAAACCTGCTAAAAAGTCATGTGAAATGCCAGACGCCAAGCTTGAATGAGGAAACAGCACATAATGAAGCTGAAAGTGTAGCTGGAGGAAGAGAAAGTAAATGTGACTTCCTGGAACCAAAGAACATGGATTTCAAAAGTGAACAGGGCAACAGTGGTGAAGATGATTCAACAAAAG AAGTTGCCTCAATTTCTGGAAGTGTGGATGACACTATTGATGAAGAATTCAACTGA
- the tdrkh gene encoding tudor and KH domain-containing protein isoform X2, which translates to MAAVQDGPWKSLSSGKKVALAAGLSVGATVGYLVYRHIRSSGVQCQSKEESRISVPLNVYRSIARYQSAFLDIVNQKSGAQINVLPNTEEQSMVNFLIQGSPEQILVAQCALEKLATDCEVITDVIDVPQTAFGRIIGRGGETLKFINRVSGARVNCSKNHGHSLEEKGKITINGTRKEVQSAKEMIMEKVVENETVRKRISQASALRQKRKPPETEQFNKAQGPENELLKLNGKDLPSPVIELNREDPVTVNGFADSSDTAENSLKSEEEIISPVSLLEVSKFEIPSPDLSFQPDEHLEVYVSASENPQHFWIQILGVRSLQLDKLTAEMSLFYNSDPSQEHRVETIIVGDIVAAPYRDDGTWNRARVLGILGSGLVDLYYVDFGDNGELPREQLRSMRSDFLSLPFQAIECSLAGVRPAGEVWTEAALDDFERLTYCAEWKPLLAKLYSYSHSEISSWPSVKLYDNSQGKAVDLGKELISLGHAVSCEEEGIGLRGDWDDSRSLQKMLDDMTGATSEFSMSCISLSGSACPWASKQMEWSSCLTRSLEVERADVDQSPCFALMSSSSLIHSTPSQNLSELVSQILESSSSALDPPIQSNNLTPVSPLHALSVQEISSTSPSCVEAVTSALDSFTLSDDVFLGTNYYGKKMTSTASEDTGSLCTVDSYSENTESSNSSDGIRGVWYYLTSSRDSSEASLSTTMPQSSTESSLYLTESCDETTASSVFVIELSSDSSRSVDNADVGLSPANPSHPHPTPKIITLSDSSSCESGLISTSEEPKHKSFTEGNLDEPNLLKSHVKCQTPSLNEETAHNEAESVAGGRESKCDFLEPKNMDFKSEQGNSGEDDSTKEVASISGSVDDTIDEEFN; encoded by the exons ATGGCCGCGGTGCAAGATGGACCGTGGAAAAGCCTGAGCTCGGGGAAGAAAGTAGCTTTGGCTGCCGGCCTCTCTGTGGGGGCAACAGTGGGCTACCTTGTTTATCGTCACATTCGAAGCAGCGGTG TGCAATGCCAAAGCAAAGAGGAGTCCCGAATATCTGTTCCCCTAAACGTGTACCGATCTATTGCAAGATATCAGAGCGCCTTTCTAGACATA GTGAATCAGAAGTCCGGTGCCCAGATAAATGTGCTGCCAAACACTGAAGAGCAGAGCATGGTAAATTTTCTGATCCAAGGCTCACCCGAGCAGATTCTAGTGGCACAGTGTGCGCTGGAGAAACTGGCCACTGACTGTGAGGTCATCACTGATGTTATAGACGTGCCTCAGACGGCATTTGGACGAATTATAG GTCGTGGTGGTGAGACCTTAAAGTTCATAAATAGAGTCTCAGGGGCCAGGGTGAACTGCTCCAAAAATCATGGACACAGCTTAGAGGAGAAGGGCAAGATCACAATTAACGGCACACGCAAGGAAGTTCAAAGTGCAAAG GAGATGATCATGGAGAAGGTCGTAGAGAATGAAACCGTACGGAAGCGGATAAGCCAAGCATCTGCACTGCGCCAGAAGAGGAAACCGCCGGAAACTGAGCAATTTAACAAGGCCCAAGGACCAGAGAATGAATTATTAAAGCTTAATGGAAAAGATTTACCTTCCCCAGTGATTGAGCTTAACCGAGAGGATCCTGTTACAGTCAACGGCTTTGCAGACAGCAGTGATACTGCTGAAAACTCCCTTAAATCAGAGGAGGAGATTATCTCTCCAGTATCACTTTTGGAGGTCTCAAAATTTGAAA TTCCTAGTCCAGACCTGAGCTTCCAGCCCGATGAGCATCTCGAGGTGTATGTGTCTGCCTCTGAGAATCCTCAACACTTTTGGATCCAGATCCTGGGGGTCCGATCTCTACAGCTGGATAAACTGACTGCTGAAATGAGCCTTTTCTACAACAGTGATCCCTCACAA GAGCACAGAGTGGAGACCATTATTGTTGGAGACATAGTAGCTGCTCCATACAGGGACGATGGCACGTGGAATCGAGCTCGAGTGTTAGGAATTCTGGGCTCTGGCCTGGTGGATTTGTATTATGTGGATTTTGGGGACAATGGGGAGCTCCCACGGGAACAGTTACGAAGCATGAG AAGTGACTTCCTGAGCCTGCCCTTCCAAGCCATTGAGTGCAGCCTAGCAGGAGTTCGTCCTGCAG GAGAGGTTTGGACTGAGGCTGCCCTGGATGACTTTGAACGCCTGACATACTGTGCTGAATGGAAACCTTTACTGGCCAAACTGTACAGCTATTCACATTCTGAGATCTCGTCCTGGCCCAGTGTGAAACTCTATGACAACAGCCAGGGAAAG GCTGTGGATCTCGGTAAGGAGTTAATTAGTCTCGGTCATGCCGTAAGCTGCGAGGAAGAAGGGATTGGGCTGAGGGGAGACTGGGATGATTCCAGATCGCTGCAGAAGATGTTG GACGACATGACTGGAGCGACCTCCGAATTCAGTATGTCCTGTATCAGTTTGTCAG GTTCAGCATGTCCATGGGCCAGCAAGCAGATGGAATGGTCTTCATGTCTCACACGCTCTTTGGAGGTGGAGCGAGCTGATGTGGATCAGAGCCCATGTTTTGCACTCATGTCTTCCTCTTCACTGATCCATTCCACTCCATCCCAGAACCTGAGTGAGCTAGTCAGCCAAATCCTTGAGTCGTCTTCCTCCGCGCTAGACCCTCCAATCCAGTCTAACAACTTAACCCCAGTGTCACCATTACATGCGCTCTCAGTTCAGGAAATCTCATCCACATCTCCTTCCTGTGTGGAGGCTGTGACGTCAGCGCTGGATTCCTTTACTCTAAGTGATGACGTTTTCCTTGGCACAAATTATTACGGCAAGAAGATGACATCTACTGCATCAGAAGATACTGGCTCATTATGTACAGTGGACAGTTACAGTGAAAATACAGAGAGCAGTAACAGCAGTGATGGCATCAGAGGAGTGTGGTATTACCTTACTTCCTCTAGGGACTCTTCTGAGGCGTCTCTCAGCACCACCATGCCTCAGTCGTCCACTGAATCCTCTTTGTATTTGACGGAATCGTGCGACGAGACCACAGCTTCCTCTGTCTTTGTGATTGAACTGAGTTCAGATTCATCCAGGAGTGTTGACAACGCTGATGTGGGACTCAGTCCAGCTAATCCGTCTCATCCACACCCGACTCCAAAGATTATCACTCTGAGTGACAGTAGCAGCTGTGAAAGTGGTTTAATTAGCACTTCCGAAGAGCCCAAACACAAGTCATTTACAGAAGGTAATTTAGATGAACCAAACCTGCTAAAAAGTCATGTGAAATGCCAGACGCCAAGCTTGAATGAGGAAACAGCACATAATGAAGCTGAAAGTGTAGCTGGAGGAAGAGAAAGTAAATGTGACTTCCTGGAACCAAAGAACATGGATTTCAAAAGTGAACAGGGCAACAGTGGTGAAGATGATTCAACAAAAG AAGTTGCCTCAATTTCTGGAAGTGTGGATGACACTATTGATGAAGAATTCAACTGA
- the tdrkh gene encoding tudor and KH domain-containing protein isoform X4 produces the protein MDLDVPKPRVFLNYSPTALFSQWSLPVGPTQVMAAVQDGPWKSLSSGKKVALAAGLSVGATVGYLVYRHIRSSGVQCQSKEESRISVPLNVYRSIARYQSAFLDIVNQKSGAQINVLPNTEEQSMVNFLIQGSPEQILVAQCALEKLATDCEVITDVIDVPQTAFGRIIGRGGETLKFINRVSGARVNCSKNHGHSLEEKGKITINGTRKEVQSAKEMIMEKVVENETVRKRISQASALRQKRKPPETEQFNKAQGPENELLKLNGKDLPSPVIELNREDPVTVNGFADSSDTAENSLKSEEEIISPVSLLEVSKFEIPSPDLSFQPDEHLEVYVSASENPQHFWIQILGVRSLQLDKLTAEMSLFYNSDPSQEHRVETIIVGDIVAAPYRDDGTWNRARVLGILGSGLVDLYYVDFGDNGELPREQLRSMRSDFLSLPFQAIECSLAGVRPAGEVWTEAALDDFERLTYCAEWKPLLAKLYSYSHSEISSWPSVKLYDNSQGKAVDLGKELISLGHAVSCEEEGIGLRGDWDDSRSLQKMLDDMTGATSEFSMSCISLSEVASISGSVDDTIDEEFN, from the exons ATGGACCTGGATGTCCCTAAACCCCGTGTGTTTCTGAACTACAGCCCAACTGCCCTGTTTTCACA GTGGAGTTTACCAGTCGGTCCGACCCAAGTGATGGCCGCGGTGCAAGATGGACCGTGGAAAAGCCTGAGCTCGGGGAAGAAAGTAGCTTTGGCTGCCGGCCTCTCTGTGGGGGCAACAGTGGGCTACCTTGTTTATCGTCACATTCGAAGCAGCGGTG TGCAATGCCAAAGCAAAGAGGAGTCCCGAATATCTGTTCCCCTAAACGTGTACCGATCTATTGCAAGATATCAGAGCGCCTTTCTAGACATA GTGAATCAGAAGTCCGGTGCCCAGATAAATGTGCTGCCAAACACTGAAGAGCAGAGCATGGTAAATTTTCTGATCCAAGGCTCACCCGAGCAGATTCTAGTGGCACAGTGTGCGCTGGAGAAACTGGCCACTGACTGTGAGGTCATCACTGATGTTATAGACGTGCCTCAGACGGCATTTGGACGAATTATAG GTCGTGGTGGTGAGACCTTAAAGTTCATAAATAGAGTCTCAGGGGCCAGGGTGAACTGCTCCAAAAATCATGGACACAGCTTAGAGGAGAAGGGCAAGATCACAATTAACGGCACACGCAAGGAAGTTCAAAGTGCAAAG GAGATGATCATGGAGAAGGTCGTAGAGAATGAAACCGTACGGAAGCGGATAAGCCAAGCATCTGCACTGCGCCAGAAGAGGAAACCGCCGGAAACTGAGCAATTTAACAAGGCCCAAGGACCAGAGAATGAATTATTAAAGCTTAATGGAAAAGATTTACCTTCCCCAGTGATTGAGCTTAACCGAGAGGATCCTGTTACAGTCAACGGCTTTGCAGACAGCAGTGATACTGCTGAAAACTCCCTTAAATCAGAGGAGGAGATTATCTCTCCAGTATCACTTTTGGAGGTCTCAAAATTTGAAA TTCCTAGTCCAGACCTGAGCTTCCAGCCCGATGAGCATCTCGAGGTGTATGTGTCTGCCTCTGAGAATCCTCAACACTTTTGGATCCAGATCCTGGGGGTCCGATCTCTACAGCTGGATAAACTGACTGCTGAAATGAGCCTTTTCTACAACAGTGATCCCTCACAA GAGCACAGAGTGGAGACCATTATTGTTGGAGACATAGTAGCTGCTCCATACAGGGACGATGGCACGTGGAATCGAGCTCGAGTGTTAGGAATTCTGGGCTCTGGCCTGGTGGATTTGTATTATGTGGATTTTGGGGACAATGGGGAGCTCCCACGGGAACAGTTACGAAGCATGAG AAGTGACTTCCTGAGCCTGCCCTTCCAAGCCATTGAGTGCAGCCTAGCAGGAGTTCGTCCTGCAG GAGAGGTTTGGACTGAGGCTGCCCTGGATGACTTTGAACGCCTGACATACTGTGCTGAATGGAAACCTTTACTGGCCAAACTGTACAGCTATTCACATTCTGAGATCTCGTCCTGGCCCAGTGTGAAACTCTATGACAACAGCCAGGGAAAG GCTGTGGATCTCGGTAAGGAGTTAATTAGTCTCGGTCATGCCGTAAGCTGCGAGGAAGAAGGGATTGGGCTGAGGGGAGACTGGGATGATTCCAGATCGCTGCAGAAGATGTTG GACGACATGACTGGAGCGACCTCCGAATTCAGTATGTCCTGTATCAGTTTGTCAG AAGTTGCCTCAATTTCTGGAAGTGTGGATGACACTATTGATGAAGAATTCAACTGA